The Pseudomonas asiatica genome has a segment encoding these proteins:
- the fliD gene encoding flagellar filament capping protein FliD, translated as MASPITSSTGLGSGLNITEIVTALVKADTSAKQAQITRQTSNNTAMISGIGSLRSALTAFQDAMKALNNKDAPSFNAYAATSANESVVKVKSSNSAVAGSYDIVVDKLATSSKVASQQFSGGATSPISAGQLTISQNGKTYNLDVASGATLQSVRDQINKEMSANGISANIVNEEGGSRLVLSSTTTGAGTDISLSGIAELAIDGTTQMSGTGAGFITAKAQDAELTIDGLKVKSASNTLDSAISGMTLELTGVSPKASGVATGTPTAVTVAADNDGLKKSVQSFVDAYNTLQKAITSLTSTSRDDDDKLVLGPLTNDPTTRSLLGDVRKVLSEVGAGDQLTTLSQLGINTQKDGTLEFNSSKFTAAMNDKKLGPEVQELFTGTDGIFERMNKAIDPYNKTDGSLATRKSNLDKAVSELANQQAALDRRTESLTESLTKKYVALDTALGKMKAQADQITSIFEAINAQAKKS; from the coding sequence ATGGCAAGCCCGATTACTTCCAGTACAGGCCTGGGTTCTGGTCTCAACATTACCGAGATCGTGACCGCGTTGGTCAAGGCCGATACATCCGCCAAACAGGCGCAGATCACTCGGCAAACCAGCAACAACACTGCGATGATTTCGGGTATCGGCTCGCTGCGCAGTGCCCTCACGGCATTCCAGGACGCCATGAAGGCGCTCAACAACAAGGATGCGCCGTCGTTCAACGCCTATGCAGCGACCTCGGCCAACGAGTCGGTGGTCAAGGTCAAGTCGAGCAACTCGGCGGTAGCGGGTAGCTACGACATCGTGGTGGACAAGCTGGCCACCAGCTCGAAAGTGGCCAGCCAGCAGTTCAGCGGTGGTGCCACCAGCCCGATCAGTGCTGGCCAGCTGACCATCAGTCAGAACGGCAAGACCTACAACCTGGACGTGGCCAGTGGTGCGACGCTGCAAAGTGTGCGCGACCAGATCAACAAGGAAATGAGCGCCAACGGCATTTCCGCCAACATCGTCAACGAGGAAGGCGGCTCGCGCCTGGTGCTCAGCTCGACCACCACAGGTGCGGGGACTGACATCTCCCTGAGCGGTATCGCCGAGCTGGCAATCGATGGCACCACGCAGATGTCCGGGACCGGTGCGGGCTTCATCACTGCCAAGGCCCAGGACGCCGAACTGACCATCGACGGCTTGAAGGTCAAGAGTGCCTCCAACACGCTCGATAGCGCCATCAGCGGCATGACCCTGGAGTTGACCGGGGTCAGCCCGAAGGCCAGCGGCGTCGCCACTGGTACGCCGACCGCGGTCACCGTTGCGGCGGACAACGATGGCCTGAAGAAGTCGGTCCAGAGCTTCGTCGATGCCTACAATACGCTGCAGAAGGCGATCACGTCGCTGACGTCGACCAGCCGTGATGACGATGACAAGCTGGTGCTCGGCCCGCTCACCAACGACCCGACCACCCGCTCTCTGTTGGGTGATGTGCGCAAGGTGCTGAGTGAGGTGGGGGCCGGCGACCAGCTGACCACGCTGAGCCAGTTGGGTATCAACACCCAGAAAGATGGCACGCTCGAATTCAACAGCAGCAAGTTCACCGCGGCGATGAACGACAAGAAGCTCGGCCCGGAAGTGCAGGAGCTGTTCACCGGTACCGACGGCATCTTCGAGCGCATGAACAAGGCCATCGATCCTTACAACAAGACCGATGGCAGCCTTGCAACGCGCAAGTCGAACCTCGACAAGGCGGTCTCGGAACTGGCCAACCAGCAGGCCGCGCTTGACCGCCGCACCGAGTCGCTGACCGAATCGCTGACCAAGAAGTACGTGGCCCTGGACACCGCCCTGGGCAAGATGAAAGCCCAGGCCGACCAGATCACCTCGATCTTCGAAGCGATCAACGCCCAGGCCAAGAAATCCTGA
- a CDS encoding flagellar protein FlaG translates to MDMSVKLNLSYPAARPAEQVAEKPVARSTENVKPEDDKKDAKAVQDADKVKHAVSEIEKFLKASQRNLEFSTDEESGKIVVKVIATDSGELIRQLPSEEALRIAHSLSDVKSVLFDAKV, encoded by the coding sequence ATGGACATGAGCGTCAAGCTGAACCTGTCTTATCCGGCCGCACGTCCGGCCGAGCAGGTTGCCGAAAAACCGGTTGCCCGGTCGACGGAAAACGTAAAACCCGAAGACGACAAGAAAGACGCCAAGGCGGTGCAGGATGCCGACAAGGTCAAACATGCCGTTTCGGAGATCGAAAAGTTCCTGAAGGCGTCGCAGCGCAATCTGGAATTTTCCACGGATGAAGAATCCGGCAAGATCGTGGTCAAAGTCATCGCTACCGACAGTGGTGAACTGATTCGCCAGTTGCCCTCGGAAGAGGCCCTGCGGATCGCTCACAGCCTGAGCGATGTCAAAAGTGTTCTGTTCGACGCCAAGGTATAG
- a CDS encoding flagellin domain-containing protein: MALTVNTNTTSLGVQKNLNRASDALSTSMTRLSSGLKINSAKDDAAGLQIATRMTSQIRGQTMAIKNANDGISIAQTAEGAMQEQTNILQRMRELAVQSRNDSNSTNDRVALDKEFQSMASELTRIANSTQLNGKNLLDGSASVMTFQVGSNTGSANQITIDLSAKFTASDLGVTSSINIQGSDTTTAEANFSAAVSAIDAALQTINSNRADLGAAQNRLTSTINNLQNINENAEAARGRVQDTDFAAETAQLTKQQTLQQASTSVLAQANQLPSAVLKLLG, from the coding sequence ATGGCTTTGACTGTTAACACCAACACCACCTCTCTGGGCGTTCAGAAAAACCTGAACCGTGCTTCCGATGCGCTGAGCACCTCGATGACCCGTCTGTCCTCCGGCCTGAAAATCAACAGCGCCAAAGACGACGCCGCCGGCCTGCAGATCGCTACCCGCATGACCTCGCAGATCCGTGGTCAGACCATGGCTATCAAAAACGCCAACGACGGTATCTCCATCGCCCAGACCGCTGAAGGCGCGATGCAAGAGCAGACCAACATCCTGCAGCGTATGCGTGAACTGGCCGTTCAGTCCCGAAACGACTCGAACAGCACCAACGACCGTGTCGCTCTGGACAAAGAATTCCAGTCGATGGCTTCGGAACTGACCCGTATCGCCAACAGCACCCAGCTGAACGGCAAGAACCTGCTGGACGGTTCGGCTTCGGTCATGACCTTCCAGGTTGGTTCCAACACCGGTTCCGCCAACCAGATCACCATCGACCTGAGCGCCAAGTTCACCGCTTCGGACCTGGGCGTTACTTCCTCGATCAACATTCAGGGTTCCGACACCACCACCGCCGAAGCCAACTTCAGCGCTGCTGTTTCGGCCATCGACGCCGCTCTGCAAACCATCAACAGCAACCGTGCTGACCTGGGTGCCGCGCAGAACCGTCTGACCAGCACCATCAACAACCTGCAAAACATCAACGAAAACGCCGAAGCTGCTCGTGGCCGCGTACAGGACACCGACTTCGCTGCTGAAACTGCCCAGCTGACCAAGCAGCAGACCCTGCAGCAAGCTTCCACCTCGGTTCTGGCCCAGGCCAACCAGCTGCCGTCGGCAGTACTGAAGCTGCTGGGCTAA
- a CDS encoding ketoacyl-ACP synthase III produces MIGIKSIASYVPVEGVDNYAQGAKFGKDQDFIFGKIGSTFLPRKDAAQETSDLCVEAARTLFAANPSLDPAAIDAVIVVTQNGDAEGLPHTAAIVQHKLGLSTHVAAFDVSLGCSGYVYGLYAMKGFMEAAGLKNGLLITADPYSKIVDPEDRNTTMLFGDAATATWMGEDAAWQLGKSLFGSDGAGAEHLRTTDGKFFMNGRQVYNFALVKVPAHLQQLLEASQLRAEDIDLYCLHQGSAAIVDAVSARFDEGAHKQKFVKDMVETGNTVSSSIPLLLEKHVMNSQHKRVALSGFGVGLSWGSAIIERNG; encoded by the coding sequence ATGATTGGCATCAAAAGCATCGCCAGTTACGTACCTGTAGAAGGCGTGGATAACTACGCTCAGGGTGCGAAATTCGGCAAGGATCAGGATTTCATCTTCGGCAAGATCGGTTCGACCTTCTTGCCGCGCAAGGATGCGGCCCAGGAAACCTCTGACCTGTGCGTCGAGGCGGCCAGGACGCTGTTCGCTGCCAATCCATCGCTTGACCCGGCGGCCATCGATGCGGTGATCGTGGTCACTCAGAATGGTGATGCCGAAGGCCTGCCGCATACGGCCGCGATCGTCCAGCACAAGCTGGGGCTGTCGACGCATGTCGCGGCGTTCGATGTTTCCCTGGGCTGCTCCGGCTACGTCTACGGGTTGTATGCGATGAAGGGCTTCATGGAAGCAGCGGGCCTGAAGAATGGCCTGCTGATTACCGCCGACCCCTATTCGAAGATCGTCGATCCCGAGGATCGCAACACGACCATGTTGTTCGGGGATGCCGCGACCGCGACCTGGATGGGCGAGGATGCTGCCTGGCAGCTCGGCAAATCGCTGTTCGGCAGCGATGGTGCAGGTGCCGAGCACTTGCGCACCACCGACGGCAAGTTCTTCATGAACGGCCGTCAGGTCTACAACTTCGCCCTGGTCAAAGTGCCTGCGCACCTGCAGCAGTTGCTCGAGGCCAGCCAGTTGCGCGCCGAGGACATCGACCTGTACTGCCTGCATCAGGGCAGCGCGGCGATCGTTGATGCCGTGTCTGCGCGCTTCGACGAGGGCGCGCACAAGCAGAAGTTCGTCAAGGACATGGTCGAGACCGGCAATACCGTGTCGTCGAGCATCCCGTTGCTGCTGGAAAAGCACGTGATGAACTCGCAGCACAAGCGCGTTGCGCTCAGTGGCTTCGGCGTCGGCCTGTCCTGGGGGTCGGCGATCATCGAGCGCAACGGCTGA
- a CDS encoding DegT/DnrJ/EryC1/StrS family aminotransferase: MAKPITVTSPLLPPLEEFLPYLESIWESKRLTNAGPFHQQLESELAEYLGVKHISLFSNGTLALVTALQALRVTGEVITTPYSFVATAHSLLWNNLKPVFVDIDPRTNNLDPQRVIEAITPETTAILPVHCYGIPCDIGAIQEIADTYGLKVIYDAAHAFGVRQDGRSILDNGDLSILSFHATKVFNTFEGGAIICQDEKLKRRIDFLKNFGFVDETVIMATGINGKMNEIQAAFGVLQLRHIDDALQRRRQVFERYRRALEDVAGISLLQQPEGLDWNYAYCPILIDEQRFGISRDALYQRYRDQDILVRRYFYPLICEFPMYRGLASSNLERLPNALRISSQVLCLPIYPDLDVPSQEQIIDILLQARQA; encoded by the coding sequence ATGGCCAAACCGATCACCGTAACCAGCCCTCTCCTGCCTCCCCTGGAAGAGTTCCTTCCTTATCTGGAGAGTATCTGGGAAAGCAAGCGCCTGACCAATGCAGGGCCGTTCCATCAACAGCTGGAAAGTGAGCTGGCCGAATACCTGGGCGTCAAGCACATATCGCTGTTCTCCAATGGCACCCTGGCGCTGGTGACAGCGCTGCAGGCGCTACGCGTGACGGGCGAAGTCATCACCACCCCCTACTCCTTCGTCGCCACAGCCCATTCGCTTTTGTGGAACAACCTCAAGCCAGTCTTCGTCGACATCGATCCGCGTACCAACAACCTGGACCCACAACGCGTCATCGAAGCGATCACCCCTGAGACCACGGCAATTCTCCCGGTCCATTGCTATGGCATCCCTTGCGACATCGGTGCCATCCAGGAGATCGCAGACACCTACGGCCTGAAGGTGATCTATGACGCCGCCCACGCCTTTGGTGTACGCCAGGACGGGCGCAGCATTCTCGACAATGGCGACCTGTCGATCCTCAGCTTCCACGCCACCAAGGTATTCAACACCTTCGAGGGCGGTGCAATCATCTGCCAGGACGAAAAGCTCAAGCGCCGTATCGATTTCCTGAAGAATTTCGGCTTTGTCGATGAAACCGTGATCATGGCCACCGGCATCAACGGCAAGATGAACGAGATCCAGGCAGCGTTCGGTGTGTTGCAACTGCGCCACATCGATGATGCCCTGCAGCGCCGCCGCCAGGTCTTCGAGCGCTACCGCCGGGCCCTGGAAGACGTCGCCGGTATCTCCCTGCTGCAACAGCCGGAAGGGCTCGACTGGAACTACGCCTATTGCCCCATCCTGATCGATGAACAACGCTTCGGTATCTCGCGCGATGCGCTGTACCAGCGCTATCGCGACCAGGACATCCTGGTGCGCCGTTACTTCTACCCACTGATCTGCGAATTCCCCATGTACCGGGGCCTGGCCAGCTCCAATCTGGAACGCCTGCCCAACGCCCTGAGGATCTCGAGCCAGGTGCTGTGCCTGCCGATCTATCCGGACCTGGACGTACCATCCCAGGAACAGATCATCGATATCCTGCTGCAGGCTCGCCAGGCATGA
- a CDS encoding WbqC family protein has protein sequence MTRQTAPRSPGRHRVALMQPYFLPYLGYFQLIAAADHFVLYDNVQFIKNGWIERNRYLLDGEAKWFRIALAKASHTQHIMQRRIAEQFELADLLNKLDFAYRKAPRRAPVMAWLEALLTPPADSIATLDERLLKACCTLLGIDTPISRASALPITGEASSQERVIQIVQACGATHYLNPIGGGHLYQAEAFQQAGITLELLGATLPPYSQGSDSQPFVAGLSILDALMFQEPEVVGAWARLGEIQSA, from the coding sequence ATGACCCGACAGACCGCCCCCCGTTCGCCCGGGCGTCATCGGGTTGCCTTGATGCAGCCGTACTTCCTGCCATACCTGGGTTATTTCCAGCTGATCGCTGCTGCGGATCACTTTGTCCTCTATGACAATGTGCAATTCATCAAGAATGGCTGGATCGAGCGCAACCGTTATCTGCTCGACGGCGAAGCCAAGTGGTTTCGTATCGCCCTGGCCAAGGCCAGCCATACCCAGCACATCATGCAGCGGCGCATTGCCGAACAGTTCGAGCTCGCCGACCTGCTCAACAAGCTCGACTTCGCCTACCGCAAGGCGCCCCGTCGCGCGCCGGTGATGGCCTGGCTGGAAGCGCTGCTCACCCCGCCCGCTGACAGCATCGCAACGCTTGATGAGCGCCTGCTCAAGGCCTGCTGCACGCTGCTCGGCATCGACACACCGATATCACGCGCAAGCGCGCTGCCCATCACCGGCGAGGCCTCGAGCCAGGAGCGGGTCATTCAGATCGTTCAGGCGTGCGGCGCAACCCATTACCTCAACCCGATCGGTGGCGGGCACTTGTACCAGGCCGAGGCATTCCAGCAAGCCGGCATCACCCTGGAACTGCTTGGCGCCACGCTGCCCCCATATTCCCAGGGCAGCGACAGCCAACCCTTCGTTGCCGGGCTGTCGATCCTCGACGCCTTGATGTTCCAGGAGCCAGAAGTGGTGGGTGCCTGGGCCAGACTCGGAGAAATCCAAAGTGCCTGA
- a CDS encoding GNAT family N-acetyltransferase, translated as MSINGQRIVLRALELEDLPMLHRWSNDEALWSLLGGWHFPVSREAQRDWLLGLKGDPLNQRFGIEVAQHGLIGTANLVGIDWKNGTAEHGMMIGDSSLRGQGYGTEVISTVMRYAFDELGLHRLWTTIIEYNEASLATYTRKVPWSIEGVQRQWYYRKGQRWDRILLGVTAEDYRHWRDEQEQGR; from the coding sequence ATGAGCATCAACGGCCAACGCATCGTGCTCAGAGCACTGGAACTCGAAGACCTGCCCATGTTGCACCGCTGGTCCAACGATGAAGCCCTGTGGAGCCTGCTGGGCGGCTGGCACTTCCCCGTCTCGCGCGAAGCTCAGCGGGATTGGCTGCTAGGCCTCAAGGGTGACCCGCTGAATCAACGCTTTGGTATCGAGGTCGCCCAGCACGGCCTGATCGGCACGGCCAACCTGGTGGGGATCGACTGGAAGAACGGCACGGCAGAGCACGGCATGATGATCGGCGACAGTTCACTGCGTGGCCAAGGCTATGGCACCGAGGTGATCAGCACGGTCATGCGCTACGCCTTCGATGAACTGGGCCTGCATCGCCTGTGGACGACCATCATCGAATACAACGAAGCCTCCCTCGCCACCTACACGCGCAAGGTGCCGTGGTCCATCGAAGGGGTCCAGCGCCAGTGGTACTATCGAAAAGGGCAACGCTGGGACCGGATCCTGCTCGGCGTCACCGCCGAAGACTATCGCCACTGGCGCGATGAGCAGGAGCAAGGCCGATGA
- a CDS encoding phytanoyl-CoA dioxygenase family protein — translation MNALHETLQRNGYACVPGLIAQPLLDHLRNDLATAIERCRQVQLENGITQRTEQTAHHIITRDSHFPELLARFADWGLVDTLAHMLGGVPILNSFGGLNNLNSTDAYVRNVHRDVRSWSAENMQMAQALVLLDDFTADNGATLFLPGSHGAPHKPTDAIFEAQAHTALGRAGSIYLFDSRIWHAAGVNRTTLPRRCLTLTFTRSHFKPQFDYCRALGEAFCVSQPPAVQQLLGWYARTPTTLHEWYQPEDQRFYRKNQG, via the coding sequence ATGAATGCACTGCACGAAACCCTGCAGCGCAATGGCTACGCTTGCGTACCCGGCCTGATCGCCCAACCGCTGCTCGACCATTTGCGCAACGACCTGGCCACGGCCATCGAGCGATGCCGCCAGGTACAACTGGAAAACGGCATCACCCAGCGCACGGAACAGACGGCCCACCACATCATCACCCGTGACAGCCACTTCCCTGAACTGCTGGCCAGGTTCGCCGACTGGGGGCTGGTCGACACCCTCGCGCACATGCTCGGCGGTGTGCCGATACTCAACTCCTTTGGCGGCTTGAACAACCTGAACAGTACCGATGCCTACGTACGCAACGTGCACCGTGATGTCCGTTCGTGGTCTGCCGAGAACATGCAGATGGCCCAGGCCCTGGTGCTGCTGGACGACTTCACCGCCGACAACGGTGCAACACTGTTCCTGCCGGGTTCACATGGCGCCCCGCACAAGCCCACCGACGCCATTTTTGAAGCCCAGGCGCACACGGCCCTGGGCCGCGCAGGCTCGATCTACCTGTTCGATTCGCGCATCTGGCACGCCGCCGGGGTCAACCGCACCACCCTGCCCCGCCGCTGCCTTACCCTGACCTTCACCCGCAGCCATTTCAAGCCGCAATTCGACTACTGCCGGGCGCTCGGCGAAGCCTTCTGCGTCTCGCAACCGCCTGCGGTCCAACAACTGCTCGGCTGGTATGCCCGTACCCCGACAACCCTTCATGAGTGGTACCAGCCTGAAGATCAGCGCTTTTACCGCAAGAACCAGGGATGA
- a CDS encoding class I SAM-dependent methyltransferase produces MTTRDYNKEFQDNAHRSYFYDFDARLRGYMLDTFSPWLVNGPALEMGCFEGAFTALFAKRFPDLTVIEAASDLIEVTRKRVDAPIQFICSTFEQAQVEPRYSNIFLIHTLEHLDDRRGVLERVRGWLAPGGRLFIAVPNANAPSRQIAVKMGLIEHNSAVTEGERLHGHRVTYSLDTLEQEVRGAGWTVRQRGGVFFKPLANFQLDKALQSQLIDDRFMDACQALGMVYPDLCASVYVVCEN; encoded by the coding sequence ATGACCACACGCGACTACAACAAAGAGTTCCAGGACAACGCGCACCGCAGCTATTTCTATGATTTCGATGCGCGGCTCAGGGGCTACATGCTGGACACCTTCTCGCCCTGGCTGGTCAACGGCCCGGCGCTGGAGATGGGCTGCTTCGAAGGCGCCTTCACCGCCCTGTTCGCCAAGCGTTTCCCCGACCTGACGGTGATCGAGGCGGCCAGCGACCTGATCGAGGTGACGCGCAAGCGTGTCGATGCGCCCATCCAGTTCATCTGCAGCACGTTCGAACAAGCCCAGGTCGAACCGCGCTACAGCAACATTTTCCTGATCCACACGCTGGAACACCTGGACGACCGCCGTGGCGTGCTGGAGCGTGTGCGTGGCTGGCTGGCGCCCGGCGGTCGGCTGTTCATCGCCGTCCCCAACGCCAACGCACCATCGCGCCAGATCGCGGTGAAGATGGGTCTTATCGAGCACAACAGCGCCGTCACCGAAGGCGAGCGCCTGCACGGCCACCGCGTGACCTACAGCCTCGACACCCTTGAGCAGGAAGTACGTGGCGCCGGCTGGACCGTGCGCCAGCGAGGCGGCGTGTTCTTCAAGCCTCTGGCCAACTTCCAGCTGGACAAGGCCCTGCAGAGTCAACTGATCGACGATCGATTCATGGATGCCTGCCAGGCCCTCGGCATGGTCTACCCGGACCTGTGCGCCAGCGTCTACGTCGTCTGCGAGAACTGA